A genomic region of Arachis hypogaea cultivar Tifrunner chromosome 5, arahy.Tifrunner.gnm2.J5K5, whole genome shotgun sequence contains the following coding sequences:
- the LOC112799750 gene encoding miraculin-like has translation MKIALLALFFLLALSNKPLLGAAGPAPEQVVDTSGKIVRAGYNYYIVPASPNEGGLSLASTSENDCPLDVIAVDGYQGLPLVFQPVNVKKGVVRVDTDLNIYFSYYTDCGSTVWKLKDYNYALGQQFVTINGVLGNPGANTIGNWFKIEKYEDAYKLVYCPSVCNGCYYQCSDLGIYEDEWGKRLAFSNVPLKVQFQRA, from the coding sequence ATGAAGATAGCGTTGCTTGCATTGTTCTTTCTCCTTGCCTTGAGCAACAAGCCACTGCTTGGTGCGGCTGGACCCGCACCCGAGCAAGTAGTTGACACATCTGGCAAGATCGTTCGAGCCGGTTATAATTACTATATTGTCCCTGCTTCCCCTAACGAGGGTGGCCTCTCCCTTGCCAGCACAAGTGAGAATGATTGCCCTCTTGACGTTATAGCCGTCGACGGATATCAAGGCTTGCCCTTGGTATTCCAACCAGTTAACGTCAAGAAAGGCGTTGTTCGTGTTGACACAGATCTCAACATCTATTTCTCATATTATACAGATTGCGGCTCCACCGTGTGGAAACTCAAGGACTATAACTATGCACTTGGACAACAATTTGTTACCATTAATGGTGTTTTAGGAAACCCTGGAGCTAACACCATTGGCAATTGGTTCAAGATTGAGAAGTACGAGGATGCTTATAAGCTAGTGTATTGTCCAAGTGTGTGCAATGGTTGTTACTACCAGTGTAGTGACTTAGGGATTTATGAAGATGAGTGGGGCAAGCGTCTAGCTTTCAGCAATGTGCCACTCAAGGTTCAGTTTCAGCGTGCATGA
- the LOC112801843 gene encoding miraculin, protein MKNTLLVLFLFFALSTKPLLGAASTAPEQVVDTSGKVVRAGLNYYIVPTSPNVGGLSLTSTGESTCPLDVVLTTSDPNGYRGQPVVFQPVNVKKGVVRVNTDLNIYFAYESICESTVWMLKDYDYSTGHWFVTTNNGVLGSPSSNTVANWFKIEKYEDGYKLVYCPSVCKKCYHKCSDIGIYEDQYGKRLALSDVPFKVRFQLA, encoded by the coding sequence ATGAAGAACACATTACTTGTCCTATTCCTTTTCTTTGCCTTGAGCACCAAACCATTGCTCGGTGCAGCCAGTACTGCGCCGGAGCAAGTGGTTGACACATCCGGCAAGGTCGTCCGAGCCGGTTTAAATTACTATATTGTCCCTACTTCTCCTAATGTAGGTGGCCTTTCCCTCACCAGCACAGGTGAATCCACATGCCCTCTTGATGTTGTGCTTACAACATCGGATCCAAACGGTTACCGGGGCCAACCCGTGGTGTTTCAACCGGTTAACGTTAAAAAAGGCGTTGTTCGTGTTAACACTGATCTCAACATCTATTTCGCATATGAATCAATTTGTGAGTCCACGGTATGGATGCTCAAGGACTATGATTATTCAACCGGGCATTGGTTTGTGACAACTAACAATGGTGTGTTGGGAAGCCCTAGTAGCAACACCGTTGCTAATTGGTTCAAGATTGAAAAGTACGAGGATGGTTATAAGTTGGTTTATTGTCCAAGTGTTTGCAAGAAGTGTTACCACAAATGCAGTGATATTGGGATATATGAGGACCAATATGGCAAGCGTTTGGCCCTTAGTGATGTGCCATTCAAAGTTCGATTTCAACTTGCGTGA
- the LOC112799747 gene encoding miraculin-like, whose translation MNMPLLAFLFLLALSRKQLLGAAAPAPEQVVDTSGNIVRPGLNYYIVPTYPNAGGLTLASTNADDCPLDILVVDGYQGLPLMFQPVNIKKGVVRVNTDLNIYSRYNTDCGSAVWRLKDYNYEIRQQFVTINGVLGNPGADTIADWFKIEKYEDAYKLVYCPSVCNACYYRCSDLGIYEDEWGKRLAFSNVPLKVQFHYRA comes from the coding sequence ATGAATATGCCATTGCTTGCATTCTTATTTCTCCTTGCCTTGAGTAGGAAGCAACTGCTTGGTGCGGCTGCTCCTGCACCCGAGCAAGTGGTTGATACATCCGGTAACATCGTTCGACCCGGTTTAAATTACTATATTGTCCCTACATACCCTAATGCCGGCGGGCTCACCCTTGCCAGCACAAACGCCGACGATTGCCCTCTTGACATCCTGGTTGTGGATGGATACCAAGGCCTTCCACTAATGTTCCAACCTGTTAATATCAAGAAAGGTGTTGTTCGTGTTAACACAGATCTCAATATCTATTCTCGGTATAATACGGATTGTGGGTCCGCAGTGTGGAGGCTCAAGGACTATAACTATGAAATTCGACAGCAGTTTGTGACCATTAATGGTGTTTTAGGTAATCCTGGAGCCGACACCATTGCAGATTGGTTCAAGATTGAGAAGTACGAGGATGCTTATAAATTGGTTTATTGTCCAAGTGTTTGCAATGCTTGTTATTACCGATGCAGCGATTTAGGAATTTATGAAGACGAGTGGGGTAAGCGTCTAGCTTTCAGCAATGTGCCACTCAAAGTTCAGTTTCATTATCGTGCCTGA